A single window of Montipora capricornis isolate CH-2021 chromosome 14, ASM3666992v2, whole genome shotgun sequence DNA harbors:
- the LOC138031309 gene encoding ZP domain-containing protein-like: protein MISNKSLSKKNCLGWILIALASIVKAAKSGNDYAGIHVKCTSHYMQLTLERQHYEKIDPSSLHLTDPKCQATFHNSTIMIIRAPLGDCGTVSGTFGNLLDFRNEVYADIVGRSPIAREPAYQFRLRCLYYATAKISLHSFKPETKVIVEPQPEYGTFVFETNMYQTDKYISKFTQFPVKVHIGENIYLQVRVHTNATGLSLLLDNCRATPSRDPNDTDFHALIKDGCPIDKHLSYKNSDSMYQRFSFSAFQIDNAQVMYLHCEVLVCAKNSNSTRCAQGCLQNPGGNRRRRSDETNESLRKGVTSLGPVRVLSQRGLIVIGEVRQSHSSLVKFQKEAIIMILGLACLLAM from the exons ATGATATCGAACAAGTCCCTGTCTAAAAAGAATTGCCTTGGTTGGATTCTTATCGCTCTTGCATCCATCGTAAAAGCTGCAAAAA GCGGGAACGACTACGCTGGAATCCATGTCAAATGTACCTCGCATTATATGCAACTCACTTTGGAAAGACAACACTACGAGAAAATCGATCCATCTTCGCTTCATCTAACAGATCCCAAATGCCAAGCTACCTTTCACAATTCCACGATCATGATTATTCGCGCACCTCTTGGTGATTGTGGCACAGTGTCCGGGACATTCGGTAATTTGCTTGATTTTAGAAACGAAGTCTACGCGGATATTGTTGGTCGTTCTCCCATAGCGCGAGAGCCAGCTTATCAGTTTCGACTACGATGTTTGTACTACGCCACTGCCAAGATTTCGTTGCATTCCTTCAAACCCGAGACGAAGGTCATCGTCGAACCACAGCCAG AATATGGTACGTTCGTATTTGAGACCAATATGTACCAGACAGACAAATACATCAGCAAATTCACACAGTTTCCTGTCAAAGTTCACATCGGTGAAAATATCTACTTACAAGTCAGGGTGCACACAAACGCTACCGGACTGTCACTGCTTCTCGACAATTGCCGTGCAACACCTTCACGGGATCCAAATGATACAGACTTTCACGCTCTGATTAAAGATGG cTGTCCCATTGATAAGCACCTGAGTTACAAGAACTCAGATTCCATGTATCAGCGGTTTAGTTTCTCAGCATTCCAGATTGATAATGCTCAAGTAATGTATCTTCACTGCGAAGTTCTCGTTTGTGCGAAAAACTCTAATTCAACTCGTTGCGCACAAGGATGTTTGCAAAATCCTGGTGGAAACAGAAGACGCCGAAGTGATGAAACGAATGAATCCCTGCGAAAAGGAGTCACATCTCTTGGACCTGTGAGAGTTTTGTCACAAAGAGGTCTTATAGTTATAG GCGAGGTTCGCCAATCCCATTCTTCCCTCGTCAAATTTCAAAAGGAAGCAATCATCATGATACTGGGCCTGGCTTGTTTGTTGGCAATGTAA